In a genomic window of Pantanalinema sp.:
- a CDS encoding VOC family protein, with product MQSALNPYISFKDNAREAMEFYKTVFGGKLELKTFKEFHVSDDPAEDDKIMHAMLQADNGITFMGADTPGRMEYTPGARITMALSGDNAEELKGYFDKLSAGGTVEMPLAQAPWGDSFGSCVDKFGVVWMVNIAGKK from the coding sequence ATGCAATCAGCACTGAACCCTTACATCAGCTTCAAGGACAATGCCCGCGAGGCCATGGAGTTCTACAAGACCGTGTTCGGCGGCAAGCTCGAACTCAAGACGTTCAAAGAATTTCATGTATCCGACGATCCCGCTGAGGATGACAAGATCATGCACGCCATGCTCCAGGCCGATAACGGCATCACCTTCATGGGGGCGGATACTCCCGGCAGAATGGAATACACTCCCGGCGCTCGCATCACCATGGCGCTCAGCGGCGACAATGCAGAAGAGCTCAAGGGCTACTTCGACAAGCTGTCGGCAGGCGGAACCGTTGAAATGCCGCTCGCGCAGGCTCCGTGGGGAGACTCCTTCGGATCCTGCGTCGACAAGTTCGGCGTGGTGTGGATGGTGAATATCGCCGGGAAGAAGTAG
- a CDS encoding deoxyhypusine synthase family protein produces the protein MASAELPILSFVLSNYKNFNARATRDALLAYWNHVQAGGRMFWAVAGAMSSAQLGITLAPAIRAGLIHGLSVTGANLEESLFRLVAHHSYKDFPDYRYLTKQDDTRILEDRMRRVTDTSIPEDEAFRAVEEIVVPMWKKANATGERRFWHQYFYEVIQAIDPAIYEGNPDDCWLLAAARANLPVVVPGYEDSTFGNIFTSYVKHGDVSASIAKSGIEYMADFYDRYEELSEGAGVGFFQIGGGIAGDFPICVVPSIKYDLDKPVKPWAYFCQISDSTTSYGSYSGATPNEKITWDKLTEDTPMFVIESDATIVAPLLLRALIECKQNPEAANALIAQHLG, from the coding sequence ATGGCGAGCGCCGAACTTCCCATTCTCAGCTTCGTTCTCAGCAACTACAAGAACTTCAACGCACGCGCGACGCGCGACGCGCTGCTGGCCTACTGGAACCACGTTCAGGCCGGCGGGCGCATGTTCTGGGCCGTCGCCGGCGCCATGTCCAGCGCGCAGCTCGGCATCACGCTCGCGCCTGCGATCCGCGCGGGCCTGATCCACGGCCTCTCGGTGACCGGCGCCAACCTCGAGGAGTCGCTCTTCCGCCTCGTCGCCCACCACTCCTACAAGGACTTCCCCGACTACCGCTACCTCACCAAGCAGGACGATACCCGCATCCTCGAGGACCGGATGCGCCGGGTCACCGACACCAGCATCCCCGAGGACGAGGCCTTCCGCGCCGTCGAAGAGATCGTCGTGCCCATGTGGAAGAAGGCCAATGCCACCGGCGAGCGCCGCTTCTGGCACCAGTACTTCTACGAGGTCATCCAGGCCATCGATCCCGCCATCTACGAGGGCAACCCGGACGACTGCTGGCTCCTGGCCGCCGCCCGCGCCAACCTGCCCGTCGTCGTGCCCGGCTACGAGGACTCCACCTTCGGCAACATCTTCACGTCCTACGTGAAGCACGGGGACGTCAGCGCCAGCATCGCCAAGTCGGGCATCGAGTACATGGCCGACTTCTACGATCGCTACGAGGAGCTCTCGGAGGGCGCCGGCGTCGGCTTCTTCCAGATCGGCGGCGGCATCGCCGGGGACTTCCCCATCTGCGTCGTTCCCTCGATCAAGTACGACCTCGACAAGCCCGTGAAGCCCTGGGCCTACTTCTGCCAGATCAGCGACTCGACCACCTCGTACGGCTCGTACTCGGGGGCGACCCCCAACGAGAAGATCACCTGGGACAAGCTGACCGAGGACACCCCCATGTTCGTCATCGAGTCGGACGCGACCATCGTGGCCCCGCTCCTGCTCCGCGCCCTCATCGAGTGCAAGCAGAACCCCGAGGCCGCCAACGCCCTCATCGCCCAGCACCTGGGCTAG